In the genome of Labrus mixtus chromosome 21, fLabMix1.1, whole genome shotgun sequence, one region contains:
- the LOC132955124 gene encoding collagen alpha-1(I) chain-like codes for MFSFVDIRLALLLSAAVLLARGQGEDDSAFGSCTLDGQFYNDKDVWKPEPCQICVCDSGTVMCDEVICEDTSECADPIIRDGECCPMCPDGTSPSSSSSSSSSSFCTESGVD; via the exons ATGTTCAGCTTTGTGGATATTCGGTTAGCGCTGCTGCTCAGCGCAGCAGTGCTTTTGGCCAGAGGTCAAGGCGAGGATGATA GCGCGTTCGGCAGCTGCACATTAGATGGACAGTTCTACAACGATAAGGATGTATGGAAACCAGAGCCCTGCCAGATCTGCGTCTGCGACAGTGGAACCGTCATGTGCGACGAAGTGATCTGCGAGGACACATCCGAGTGTGCCGACCCCATCATCCGAGACGGAGAGTGCTGCCCTATGTGCCCCGACGGTACTtcaccttcttcttcctcctcctcctcctcctcctccttctgcacCGAATCTGGGGTCGATTAG